The proteins below are encoded in one region of Phaseolus vulgaris cultivar G19833 chromosome 1, P. vulgaris v2.0, whole genome shotgun sequence:
- the LOC137815525 gene encoding uncharacterized protein, whose product MPYLPCVKLPSFSGEGDPNVYLGWEAKVEQIFDVNGVLDDQRVRLASLEFLDYAMQWWHQTLVDIGLNKRPPVVSWNDLKACMHDRFVPPHFRKDLLLKLQRFHRGTLSVDDYFKELDTLLIKVNMNESEDAKMARFVSGLRRDIQDVVELQEYSSLQTLVHLATKIENQIARKNAFKNSSKDSYYHSPSKRKNTSFSKFPSKDTPFKPRESKPSTSTSAHKSPTKSSSKKCFKCLGYGHIASNCPSK is encoded by the coding sequence atGCCTTATTTACCTTGTGTAAAGttgcctagttttagtggtgagggtgatcctaatgtgtacttaGGGTGGGAAGCCAAGGTTGAGCAAatatttgatgtaaatggggttttAGATGATCAAAGGGTTAGACTAGCATCCTTAGAattcttagactatgccatgcaatggtggcatcaaactctcgtggacattgggctaaacaagagaccgcccgtggtctcttggaacgatttaaAAGCTTGTATGCACGATAGATTTGTTcctccacactttaggaaagacctattgttgaaactccaaaggtttcatcgaggcacgctaagtgtggatgattattttaaagaactcgacacgcttttaattaaagttaataTGAATGAGAGCGAAGATGCTAAGATGGCTAGATTTGTTAGTGGTCTtagaagggacattcaagatgTGGTAGAGCTTCAAGAATACTCTTCTCTACAAACTTTAGTTCACCTTGCtaccaaaattgaaaatcaaattgcaaggaaaaatgctttcaaaaattcttctaaagataGCTACTACCACTCTCCTtcgaaaagaaaaaatacatctTTTTCAAAGTTTCCTTCTAAAGACACtcctttcaaacctagagaatctaagccttctacttccaCTTCTGCGCATAAATCACcaactaaatcgtctagtaagaaatgttttaaatgcttaggctatggacatattgcttctaattgcccttctaaatga